One stretch of Methermicoccus shengliensis DSM 18856 DNA includes these proteins:
- a CDS encoding ABC transporter permease codes for MWVVLCLVAMYFALPLLSVVLKVSMEGFLTSLLSPVVLSSLRLSLLTSTTSLGLSMLFGTPVAYMLARREFVGKRVLETLLDLPLVIPPVVAGIALLMAFGRMGVLGSYLHAHGVSIAFTTVAVVMAQTFVAAPFYIKSAKAGFSGVDRRLEQAARTLGAGQVHTFFSITLPLSLPSVLTGALMTWARALGEFGATIMFAGNFMGRTQTMPLAIYSSLQSSLDSALTLSVILMALSFSILMTVRIAARRVEAIA; via the coding sequence TGGTACTGTGTCTCGTGGCTATGTACTTTGCCCTGCCGTTGCTCTCGGTAGTGCTCAAGGTCAGCATGGAGGGTTTTCTAACATCGCTCCTCAGCCCCGTCGTGCTGAGCTCCCTCAGGCTCAGCCTCTTGACCTCCACCACGTCCCTTGGACTCTCGATGCTCTTTGGCACCCCGGTGGCATACATGCTCGCACGACGGGAGTTCGTGGGAAAGAGAGTTCTCGAAACACTGCTCGACCTTCCCCTCGTGATACCTCCTGTGGTGGCAGGTATCGCGCTGCTCATGGCATTTGGAAGGATGGGGGTGCTGGGCTCATACCTCCATGCCCATGGGGTGAGCATAGCATTCACAACCGTGGCAGTGGTCATGGCCCAGACGTTCGTGGCTGCCCCGTTCTACATAAAGTCTGCAAAGGCAGGGTTCTCTGGCGTGGACAGACGGCTCGAGCAGGCCGCCCGCACCCTCGGTGCAGGGCAGGTGCACACCTTTTTCTCGATTACGCTGCCGCTCTCGCTCCCATCGGTGCTCACCGGGGCACTCATGACATGGGCGAGGGCTCTTGGAGAGTTTGGAGCCACCATCATGTTTGCGGGAAACTTCATGGGGAGGACGCAGACCATGCCCCTTGCCATATACTCCAGCCTGCAGAGCAGCCTCGATAGTGCGCTAACGCTCTCCGTCATCCTGATGGCTCTCTCGTTCAGCATACTCATGACGGTGCGCATCGCTGCACGGAGGGTGGAAGCAATTGCTTGA
- a CDS encoding ABC transporter ATP-binding protein — protein MRLCVRRGVLALVGPNGSGKTTTLDMLAGLIQPDHGRVVLGGRVLFDSEEGVNVPPEHRNVGYIFQNYALFPHMSVHSNVAFGLKMRGIERARACERTDEVLELLGISHLASKKPRELSGGEMQKVALARVLVLTPRLLLCDEPFSAMDSTAKHMARAELKRVLKELDIPAVLVSHDPQEVESLADSVCTMSRGRVMHTKGHEKCVHEEGMR, from the coding sequence ATGAGGCTCTGTGTGAGGCGGGGTGTGCTCGCCCTCGTGGGACCGAATGGAAGCGGAAAGACCACCACACTGGACATGCTCGCCGGGCTCATACAGCCTGACCATGGAAGAGTGGTGCTGGGAGGGAGGGTGCTGTTCGACTCTGAAGAGGGCGTAAACGTGCCCCCAGAGCACAGAAACGTGGGCTACATCTTCCAGAACTACGCCCTGTTTCCCCACATGAGCGTGCACTCCAACGTGGCGTTTGGTCTAAAAATGCGCGGTATTGAGAGAGCACGTGCGTGTGAGCGCACAGATGAGGTGCTGGAGCTGCTGGGAATATCTCACCTTGCGAGCAAAAAGCCACGCGAGCTTTCTGGAGGCGAGATGCAAAAAGTGGCGCTTGCGAGGGTGCTCGTGCTCACACCAAGGCTGCTGCTGTGCGATGAGCCATTCTCGGCAATGGACAGCACTGCAAAGCACATGGCAAGGGCAGAGCTCAAACGGGTGCTAAAGGAGCTCGACATTCCCGCCGTGCTCGTAAGCCACGACCCGCAGGAGGTGGAGTCGCTCGCGGACAGCGTATGCACAATGAGTAGGGGCAGGGTAATGCACACCAAAGGGCACGAGAAGTGCGTGCATGAGGAGGGGATGAGATGA
- the moaA gene encoding GTP 3',8-cyclase MoaA — MKAPAPMVDPYGRTITSLRVSLTERCNLNCIYCHREGHVCSGRELSCEEVVRACAAGFSLGIRRLKLTGGEPLLRDDLCEVLRSLPPFEDVSLTTNGTLLSSRACELKDAGLHRVNVSLDTLDPSTYRRITGGGTLKSVMEGIEKAVECELTPVKLNMVLLKGINDSEDALRDMLEFTHSLEGSAVLQLIELIPINGLNGLKGDLAAVESVLEQRASLVWERRMHRRRRYLVDGVEVEVVRPMDNTLFCRYCNRIRLTADGKLKPCLLSEEGLVDIKGLDLEGVKRAYMRAVKNRRPYYR, encoded by the coding sequence ATGAAAGCTCCAGCACCGATGGTGGACCCATACGGAAGGACAATCACCAGCCTGAGAGTGTCCCTCACCGAGCGGTGCAACCTCAACTGCATATACTGCCACAGAGAGGGGCATGTGTGCTCCGGGCGTGAGCTGAGCTGCGAGGAGGTCGTCAGGGCATGTGCCGCGGGATTCTCGCTGGGAATCAGAAGGCTCAAGCTCACGGGAGGGGAGCCCCTGCTGAGGGATGACCTGTGTGAGGTGCTACGTTCACTTCCACCCTTTGAGGATGTCTCGCTCACCACCAACGGCACGCTGCTGTCCTCAAGGGCATGTGAGCTCAAGGATGCTGGGCTTCACAGGGTCAATGTCAGCCTCGACACCCTCGACCCCAGCACATACAGACGCATCACGGGAGGGGGTACTCTGAAGAGTGTGATGGAGGGCATCGAGAAGGCAGTTGAGTGCGAACTCACGCCCGTAAAGCTCAACATGGTGCTCCTCAAGGGAATAAACGACTCTGAGGATGCCCTGAGGGACATGCTGGAGTTCACGCATTCTCTTGAGGGCTCGGCAGTGCTCCAGCTCATAGAGCTCATACCCATAAACGGACTCAATGGTCTCAAAGGGGACCTTGCGGCAGTGGAGAGCGTGCTCGAGCAGCGAGCAAGCCTCGTGTGGGAGAGAAGGATGCACAGAAGGAGAAGGTACCTCGTGGATGGGGTGGAGGTGGAGGTGGTGCGCCCCATGGATAACACCCTGTTCTGCAGGTACTGCAACCGCATTCGCCTCACCGCAGATGGAAAGCTTAAGCCCTGCCTGCTCTCTGAGGAGGGGCTGGTGGACATAAAGGGCCTCGATTTGGAGGGTGTGAAAAGGGCATATATGAGGGCAGTGAAAAACCGAAGGCCATACTACAGGTGA
- a CDS encoding MoaD/ThiS family protein produces MKVKVYYFAQLRELAEKECEEVELEKGATLEELREALVRIHPELSPLKKHMLFAIGKRLAQSGSVLEGGDEVRVYPPVSGG; encoded by the coding sequence ATGAAGGTAAAGGTGTACTACTTTGCTCAGCTCAGGGAGCTCGCAGAGAAGGAGTGTGAGGAGGTGGAGCTCGAGAAGGGGGCAACGCTCGAAGAGCTAAGAGAGGCGCTCGTGCGTATCCATCCAGAGCTCTCTCCGCTCAAAAAGCACATGCTGTTCGCCATTGGTAAAAGGCTCGCCCAGAGCGGCAGCGTGCTCGAGGGCGGCGACGAGGTGAGGGTGTATCCGCCCGTGTCCGGAGGATGA
- a CDS encoding molybdenum cofactor biosynthesis protein MoaE: protein MEKVMLTKNELPIEEVLCSLDATTGAVVSFIGIVKGMVKGRKVKWIELEVDEEVALHRLEEIRQEALSRYAIHDAIIAHRHGRLGVGEGIVLIATLAEHREAAFEACRYIIEELKHSVPIWKKECTEDGEYWVEGV, encoded by the coding sequence ATGGAGAAGGTGATGCTCACGAAGAATGAGCTTCCAATTGAAGAAGTGCTGTGCAGCTTGGATGCCACCACTGGTGCGGTGGTGAGCTTTATCGGCATCGTAAAGGGGATGGTGAAGGGCAGAAAAGTAAAGTGGATCGAGCTTGAGGTGGACGAGGAGGTTGCCCTGCACAGGCTCGAGGAGATCAGGCAGGAGGCGCTCAGTCGATATGCCATTCACGATGCCATTATTGCGCATCGCCACGGCAGGCTCGGTGTTGGAGAGGGTATAGTGCTCATTGCCACCCTTGCAGAGCACAGAGAGGCGGCCTTTGAGGCATGCAGATACATCATAGAGGAGCTAAAGCACTCGGTGCCCATATGGAAAAAGGAGTGTACCGAGGATGGCGAGTACTGGGTGGAGGGAGTATAG
- the moaC gene encoding cyclic pyranopterin monophosphate synthase MoaC produces MGMVDVGEKPLVNRRAVARGVLRLKPSTIEAIRRGSVKKGDVFSISEVAAIQAVKGTPHLLPLCHQIPITSIDVRFTLLEDGVECTCAVSARYRTGVEMEALCGVSMGLLNIWDMVKYLEKDEEGQYPYTRIENIEVVSKHKEQGGVWQQGRGRE; encoded by the coding sequence ATGGGAATGGTGGATGTGGGAGAAAAGCCCCTCGTGAACAGAAGGGCAGTGGCTCGGGGGGTGCTGAGGCTCAAGCCCAGCACGATTGAGGCGATAAGGAGAGGGAGCGTGAAAAAGGGAGATGTGTTCTCGATATCCGAAGTTGCCGCCATTCAGGCCGTAAAGGGCACACCCCATCTATTGCCACTGTGCCACCAGATACCCATAACGAGCATCGACGTGCGGTTTACGCTGCTCGAAGATGGCGTGGAGTGCACGTGCGCCGTGAGTGCACGCTACCGGACTGGAGTGGAGATGGAGGCCCTCTGTGGTGTGAGCATGGGGCTGCTCAACATATGGGACATGGTAAAGTACCTCGAGAAGGACGAGGAGGGACAGTACCCGTATACCCGCATAGAGAATATCGAGGTGGTATCCAAGCACAAGGAGCAAGGAGGAGTATGGCAGCAAGGAAGAGGGAGAGAGTGA
- a CDS encoding molybdopterin molybdotransferase MoeA → MAARKRERVSLSEATELMKREGVALRQRLGSERLAVWQAHLRVLASDVCLERDLPPWDIATMDGFALSSSSDYPLKICGNVYAGDACPPPLKNGEAVRIATGAPLPCGADAILKMEDAIVRGTEVRGPPVHKGSYVLAKGSDLKKGMVLKAGVVLDWRAMALAAACTPFVEVVKAPKVGVLSSGDEIRRGAVPDTNASMVCGLLRGLGAQALHLGVLPDEPRTCQTMLESVSDEVDVLVTIGGASVGERDYVWRVLERTVFRGVGVRPGKPLTLGYVHDTPLVCLPGKPIGAYTAMRLVVSHLFCTPSTTTCTASMGCSVDIPSDGFQYVLYGHLSNGIFTPIGVVGKKYSVSVVSAMLSGMMCDGYVLLDEPVDAGDNVEVSLM, encoded by the coding sequence ATGGCAGCAAGGAAGAGGGAGAGAGTGAGCCTCTCTGAAGCGACAGAGCTGATGAAGAGAGAGGGTGTCGCCTTAAGACAGAGGCTGGGAAGTGAGAGACTGGCGGTGTGGCAAGCGCACCTGAGGGTGCTTGCGAGCGATGTGTGTCTCGAGAGAGATCTTCCCCCATGGGACATCGCCACGATGGATGGCTTTGCGCTGTCCTCCTCATCGGACTATCCCCTCAAGATATGTGGAAATGTGTATGCTGGGGATGCGTGTCCCCCACCCCTCAAAAACGGCGAGGCGGTCAGAATAGCCACTGGAGCGCCCCTGCCATGCGGCGCCGATGCCATCCTCAAGATGGAGGATGCAATTGTGAGGGGCACGGAGGTGAGGGGACCTCCTGTGCATAAAGGAAGCTATGTGCTTGCCAAGGGCTCTGACCTCAAAAAAGGGATGGTGCTAAAGGCAGGGGTGGTGCTCGACTGGCGAGCAATGGCCTTGGCCGCTGCGTGCACGCCCTTCGTGGAGGTGGTCAAAGCACCCAAGGTGGGCGTGCTCTCGAGCGGAGATGAGATTCGGAGAGGGGCGGTGCCAGATACCAACGCATCCATGGTGTGCGGGCTTCTTCGAGGGCTGGGAGCACAAGCCCTCCACCTTGGTGTGCTGCCCGATGAGCCCCGCACATGTCAGACGATGCTTGAGAGCGTATCCGATGAGGTGGACGTGCTGGTCACCATAGGGGGTGCCTCCGTGGGCGAGCGCGACTACGTGTGGAGGGTGCTCGAGAGAACGGTGTTTCGGGGAGTTGGTGTGCGCCCTGGTAAGCCCCTCACCCTTGGATACGTGCACGACACGCCCCTCGTGTGCCTTCCGGGAAAGCCCATTGGAGCATACACCGCCATGAGGCTGGTGGTATCCCACCTCTTTTGCACCCCCTCCACCACGACGTGTACCGCGAGCATGGGATGTTCTGTGGACATACCATCGGATGGCTTTCAGTATGTGCTCTACGGGCATCTGTCCAATGGCATCTTCACACCCATTGGAGTCGTGGGCAAAAAGTACAGCGTCTCGGTGGTCTCTGCGATGCTCTCTGGCATGATGTGCGATGGCTATGTGCTGCTCGATGAGCCCGTCGATGC